GCGAGGAGGATTCAGGCCATAGCACCAGCGTGGCACCCGCGGCCGCGGCTTCGGCCGTCATCCGCTCGTGCCGGTCGAGGATCGAGATCGCCTCCTGCGCATCCCACTTCTGATCCTGCGGGACATTCCCCTGGATCATGGCAGCGCGCAGCGGTCCGCCGCCCGGCGGCATCGAGCGCAGCCTCCAGCTCCCCCACCCGACCGACAGCAGCAGCAGCCCGGCACAGACCGCTTCCGACGCTCCGAAAATGCGTCCTCCTCGCGAAACCCGCAGGATGGCGCCGGCGATCGCGGCGTTGATCAGCAGCACGAGAAACGAAAGGCCGTAGATGCCGGTGATCGAGGCGAGCTGCGCTAACGGGAGGCAGTCCGCCAGCGGATAACCTGCCGTGCCCCACGGGAAACCTGAAAGTAAGCGGCCGCGGATCCACTCCAGGACGACCCAGAGCGCCGGAAGCAGGAGCAGCGAGGCTGCCGGAGGAAAGCGTCGCAGCCAGCGTGAGGCGACGAAGGAGAACAGGGCCGGGTAGACCGCCAGATATCCGACCAGCACCGCCAGCGTGGCCCCACTCAGAAGCAGGGAGAGCGAGCCGTAATGATGAAAGAAGCGGAGCAGCCAGGAAAGCAGGCAGCCGAAGAACCCGGCTCCCCACGCCGTGCCGTGCAGGGCCGCGACGGCCGGTGGGTGGCGCGCGACTGAGATCAGCAGAGGGACCAGACCGACCAGGATCAGCGGCCAGAGGCCTGCCGCCGGAAACGCCAGGGCGGCCAGCGATCCGGAGATCGCCATGCTGCCCATCAGCAGGGCGCGCGTCATCCCGCGGCGCGTCCCTCGAGAAGCAGGAGCCGCAGCGGCTCGCGCACGTCGACCTCGCCGGCCGCGGCGCGCGCCAGGATCGAGGCGTAGAGAGTCTTCACTCCGGAGCGCATGCCTTCCCGCCGGATCGACCCGGCCATCGCGGGACGGGTGAGACGCTCCCAGACGGCCAGGTTCCCCGGGAGGAATTCGAAGGCGGCTTCCAGGTCCACGACGCCCGCGCCCCGGCAGGCACGGCAGCCCGTGTTCGCATAGTAGAGACCGCCGGATTCGAAATCGGCGAGCAGATTCGGGAACTCCTCCAGCAGGTCGTAGCGCCGCCGGCAGTAATCGCAGATGCGCTCCACCATGCGCGCCCCGAGCACCCCCCGCAAGCGTCCTTCACGCACCTGGTCCATCAATCCCATGCGGACGATCCATTCTGCCGTCTCGAAGGCGTCGTGCCGGCGGACCCCGGCGACCACCAGGCGACCCTCGCAGGATTCGAACAGCGCCTGCAGCTCCTCTTTATTTTCGACACAATGCACCGCCAGGAGATCGGGACGGTCCTTGACGGCTGCTTCGAGAGCCTCCCGCAGAGAGGAGGTGCGCGGCTCTTCGAGGACGCGCACGTCCAGGCCGGGAAGCGCCGGGGAATGGGGACCGGCCAGGAAGATCGACTTGCCCGCCCGCCAGCGTGCTCCCTGCACCAGAGCTGCCAGGAGGCGCTCCCGATCGTGTCCTTCGGGCGCCGCGACCAGGACGACACCCTGCCCCACGCCGAGCGCCGCATCGAGGCCGGCGCGTGCCTGCGGGTAGTCTTCCAGCATTTCGTCGAGCGCTTCCTTACGCACTCGCTCCTCTACCAGAAGCAGATGGTAGGCGTCGCCGTACAGGCTGGGCAGCGAGGTGACCAGGATG
The window above is part of the Candidatus Polarisedimenticolia bacterium genome. Proteins encoded here:
- the lnt gene encoding apolipoprotein N-acyltransferase, giving the protein MTRALLMGSMAISGSLAALAFPAAGLWPLILVGLVPLLISVARHPPAVAALHGTAWGAGFFGCLLSWLLRFFHHYGSLSLLLSGATLAVLVGYLAVYPALFSFVASRWLRRFPPAASLLLLPALWVVLEWIRGRLLSGFPWGTAGYPLADCLPLAQLASITGIYGLSFLVLLINAAIAGAILRVSRGGRIFGASEAVCAGLLLLSVGWGSWRLRSMPPGGGPLRAAMIQGNVPQDQKWDAQEAISILDRHERMTAEAAAAGATLVLWPESSS
- a CDS encoding ATPase, T2SS/T4P/T4SS family, with amino-acid sequence MTNRRLLGELLVEAGLVRREDLEAALAEQRLRGGRLCYHLMRLGKVTPGSLFVFLQEHFGIIAPDLLETLREGPLTHLLPARLAHFYQMVPLRKEGDRLLLALAYVDHPSLIPAVEELTGLKVEPVICPPGLIQESLARFFSAEDEPGVIRGVAEDSLLVLSDPALDLYPSAPEELKESSSPVLWLRALIAEAIKRRAREILIEPLEDGLRVCFRRPEEGEALRSLPLSLQTGIGLILEDLSKMATRGRTVPREGRFRLLQGARRLTILVTSLPSLYGDAYHLLLVEERVRKEALDEMLEDYPQARAGLDAALGVGQGVVLVAAPEGHDRERLLAALVQGARWRAGKSIFLAGPHSPALPGLDVRVLEEPRTSSLREALEAAVKDRPDLLAVHCVENKEELQALFESCEGRLVVAGVRRHDAFETAEWIVRMGLMDQVREGRLRGVLGARMVERICDYCRRRYDLLEEFPNLLADFESGGLYYANTGCRACRGAGVVDLEAAFEFLPGNLAVWERLTRPAMAGSIRREGMRSGVKTLYASILARAAAGEVDVREPLRLLLLEGRAAG